The Bifidobacterium actinocoloniiforme DSM 22766 genomic sequence TGCTGCTGGGTAGGGCAGTATATTCCTTGTTGGCTGTCAGGCTGCAGGTAATCATGATGAGTTTGTCTGCGACTGTGGTTGGTACGCGTTCTGAGAGCATGACATCGGTGTTTACGAGTAGTCTTGCCAAGCCTATTGGCGCGCCTTGTGGGTTTTCGCCTGATACGTTTGCGTTTACTGAGACTTGTAGCACGCACCTGCTTGTGCCTTGTGGTACTGGTATTTCCAGGATTACTACGGTGGACCAGGTAGTGTTTAAGCCGAAGTTTGACGTGTTCTTTTCCTGGATGTCAATCACTGGCTGCGATTCAAGTAGTTTCTTGATCTGTTTCTGCTGCTCATCCAGTCGCTTCGTGACCTGACCGAGCTCGGTGCCTGTGGGCCTGTTCGCTTCATCTTTTTCGCGCTCTTGGCGGCGCTGGCGGCGGTCGCGGGCGAGGAAGCCGTCAAGGTTGCCTGGCTGGTATTTGCCCATGATGTTTATCCTTCCGTTCTGGTGCGTGCCTGCAGGTCGAGCCAGTCGCTGTCGGATGATCCTTTCACATCGGTGATCTTTAGGTGCAAGACCCTGTCTCCTAGGAAGTCGTCCTCAACTCGTACGTCGGCCCAGTCGCCGACGTGCACGGGGTATTCCTCGCCCACGGACAGGCCTATGGTCTCGTTCATGCCGGTCCCGTACCAGGCTTGCGCTGTGGCGTAGTGCTTCAGGGTCGCTAGCTCGGAGACAGTGGTGTGCTCGCTGTTCTTTGTCTGCAGGACGGGCCAGCCGTGACTGGGTAGGTCATTACGGGTAGCGCGAGCCATGACGGTTTTGTCGGAGCTTTTACCGCCCATAGCCCACACGTCGGAGCACATGCCTGACCCGTCTTCCTGATAACCGGTCAGGCGCACCCGCTGACCGGGAACGGATGCAGTCCACTGCCAATGCCTGTCAGCCAGGTCGGGAGTGGCCTCGAGAGCGAAGCTTAAGCGCCCGGCCATGTCCACTGTCGGGCGGAAGCGGATCTCGTCGCCGTCCTGCAGGTCAGCTAAATCGGATAGACGGTCAGCCACTGTGGCTAGGTCCCACCCGTAGTAGGTGCGGGTATGGTCGCCGCCCTGCTTGCTGGGCAGGGTGATAGGCAGGCTGCCCCATTTCAGCGCCTCGCTCACTAGGCCGGCGGCGATGTCGCGGTAGGAGCCGGTGAAGGTCATCGCCCAATGCCCGGCGGGATGCTCCTCGTCCACGAGCACGTCGCCGTCGTGGAAGGCATCGTCCAGCGCGTGGTCGAGGACGAGCCTTTTACCTAGGAGCGTCCAGCCGCCGCCGACGCTGAGGGAGAGCTTGCGGCTGGCTGGATCCCACTTCCTTGATGTGATGACCCCAGCATGCTTGACATCAGATGGTGCGCGCTGTACAGCCAGCAGGGTCTTCCACGGCCGCAGCATCTCATAGAGCGACGCCCCTTGTGAGCTCACTGTCATGGTAGAGCCCATAGTCACATCCACTTGCATCTGGCCAGGCTCCGATATCGAGTCCGACCAGCTGCATGCTGCATACGGTAGCCGGCCTAAATGGTTGCCAGTCTGCGCAGAGTAGGCGTGCACCGTCAAAGGCGCATTCATTTCTGTCACCTCCAAGCAGGTCGTAAAGATACAGTGAGCTGACCAGCACCTTGAGTTTGCACGCTAATATTGCTGATACCTGGGGGCAAGGGGAAGGCATCGTCATAGGTGACCAGGCCTTGAGAGGGATTCATGCTCGCGAAGGCTAGATCCATAGGAGCCGTGCTGCCACTCCAGCTCACCTTGCGGCCAGCTAGGCTGAGCGTCCACCCGGTAATCCCTTCTGCAGACACTGTCGGCCAGGTAGGAGCAGACCCCGCGTTCTCCACCTGCGCGACACCATGCGAAGCTTCGACCTGGACGCGTGGCCCGTATTTGAGAGGGTCAGGACAGTATACGACCAGACTGAATGTCATCGATTGCAGGCTGACCAGCAGCGTAGATCCTGGGTCATCAGCCAGCCAGCCGGTCAGCTCTCGCCAGCCCATAGCATCCTCAACCCTTACCGTCAGCGGCTGGCAGGCGAGCGCGTTGATACGGTCTACGAGTCTGGCGAGGCTGAGTGAGGACCGTTGCGCTGTTGCACAGCGGATAGTGAGGGTGCGTGACTCTGAGGTTAGGCGCGCTGGCCAGTAGGAGCCATCTTGCTGGGGTATGGCCTGGGCGGTCTCCCGTGGTTTCGGAGTGCCGGTCAGACCATCTATACCATCCTGTCTAATCCACGCGTCAGCCCGCTGGTCGAGTCGATTATCGGTTAGGGTCAGGGTGTCCTGACCGGTGATGAGTTGGATTCTCATATATCACCCCCATCTGCTTACAGCTGCCTCAGCTCGGGTATCGAACATGGCGAACAACAGGTCCGGGTCGGTGCCTCGGGCGTCGATATCCACGGTGACCTGAGCACCAGAATTTGATGCTTGGTCAGGCCCATTGGGGTGCGTGAGGTTGGTGGATGCGGCATCCATTGAGAGAGTCTGATTGCTCAGGGTGAGACCAGCGGCTAGTTTGTCAAAACTATGGTTGACGGTGGCTTGGCTGTCGGAGATGCCTAGGGCCATGCCTCGGCCGATCATCACGCCCACCTGGTCGCGGAAGACCCGTGATGGCGAGTGGATGCCCAGCTTCTCCTTGACCCAGTTCAGGGCGTTTCCGGCCGCGTCGGCCGCGGCCTGGGCCAGTTGTTTGGCGGCTCCGGAGAGTCCGTCGACTATGCCTTTGATGATGTTTATTCCTACTTCGCCCCAGTTGACCTGCGCGAAGCCGTTCTTGATGCCGCTGATGATTTGCGGCAGGGCCGCGAGCAGCTTCGGTATGGCTTGGACCAGGCCGCTGGCCAGGGTGATGATGATCTGGATGCCGGCCGAGATGATCTGCGGCAGGTTCTGCGCCAGCGTGTTGACGATGCTGGCTATGATCACTGGTATCTGGGACACGAGTTGGGGAAGGGCGTTAACCAGTCCGTTGATCAGGGACAGGAGCACTTGGACCCCTATTTGGATGATCTGCGGCAGGTTCTGGGTCAGCGTCGTGATGATCGCGTTGATGATCGTGGGTACCTGCGCCACTAGCTGCGGGAGAGCATCCACCAGGCCTTGGATGAGGCCGAGCAGGATGTTCATTCCGCCTGTCAGCAGCAGAGGCAGCAAGGTCGTCAACGATGTCAGGATTGTGCTGATAAGTGTGGGTATTTGCTCAGCGAGCTGAGGCAATGCGGCCACCAGGCCTTGGATGATGCCGTTGAGCAGCTGCATGCCCGCCGACATGATCAGAGGCAGCTGCTGCACCAAGGATGTAATGAGCGTCATGATCATGGTCAAGGCCGCGGGGATGATCTGCGGCAGGTTCTGCGCCAAACCTCGCACGAGCGCGGCTATGATCTGCGCAGCCCCGGCGATAAGCGAGGGCGCGGCCGTGGTTATGCCGTTCAGCAAGCTGACCACCACCTCGGACCCGGATGCCATGATCTCGGGAAGGGCGTCTAGGATTGTCGCCGTGAAGTGTCCGATCATCGCGGGTGCTTGCTTGGCGATGGAGTCGATTGCAGTGGACAGGCCTCCGTTCATGCCCTGATCAAGCAGGCCCAGGCCGGCGACCAGGCCGGCGATGATGGCCCCGATGCCGAAGAATTTCAGGAAGTTCCCCGGGGCGAAGAAGTTGCCGACCATGCTGCCGACTTTGCCTAGGCTTGATTGCAAGGGGCCTGCGATGATGTCCCCCAGGCCGCCGAAGAGGTTGCCCACGCCTGACGCCAGCGGGGCGAAGGCCCCCTTGATGCCCTCTCCCACCCGGCCGAAAGCGGCTCCGATTTTGCTGTCGCCCAACGTGTCGAACGCGGAAGAGAACCCTTGCCCCAAGCGTGTGGAGAACACCTTGAGATGCAGATCGGCTGTACTGGTCAGTTTGCCGAATCCGGTGCCGATGGATGACCCCAGGCCGGCAATCGTACCGCCGATTCTCGTGTCAGCCAGCTTGGAGCCCAAACTGCGGAAGGGGGCGGTCAACCCGTCCACGCCTTTGCCGATGCGGTTCAGGGCGTTGGCGAACGGGTCGCCATCGATGGTCATGGCCTCGCGTAGATCCTTGTTGAAATAGCCCTTGAACTGCTGCAGTCCACCCATAGCCCCCTGCAGGCCTTCCGGCAGACCCTTGACCTTGCCCAGCAGGTCGCTGATGCCTTTGTCGCCAGCGTGGCCCAGCTTGTCGAACGCTCCGCTGATGGTCTTGACGTTGCCGCCCACCCCTGCGAGCACGCCGAACCCGCCGGCGAGCGATGCCAACTTGCTTGCTATGTCGCCGATGCTGGTGCTGCCGCTGTTCAGGCTTGCGGTGTAAGCGTCAAGGATCTTGCCGGCGGTGGCTATGGCTGGTGCCACGAAACTGCCGAAATTGTCGGCCAGTGGTTTGAGCGCTTTGGCCGTTGCGTCGATGGCGGGGTTGAGTTTGTTGAGGACGTCTCGCATCGCGTTAAGGACAGGCGTTTGGAACTCTTCCCCAAGGCGTCCCATAGCCGCGTGCATGTTCGCCATCGCGCCCTGGAATGTAGTGCCTGCGGCCTGCGCCGCGCCTCCAAGTCCTTCCTGTATGGCGTCCGCGAAGGTTTGGAAGTCGATTTTGCCGGATGAGACCATGTCGGAGACTTCGGCGCTGGTCTTGCCCAGGTGCTTGCCCAAGAGTTGGAGGACGGGGATGCCGCTGCTCATCAGCTGCAGCATGTCGTCGCCTTGGAGTTTGCCTCGTGCGGCGACGGATCCGAAGATGGTGCCGATGTCGGTGAGGCTGCGTCCAGAGACCTGAGCGGTGTCGGCCACGGTTTTAAGCACATTGGTCATCTGGCTGCCGGATTTGATGCCGGAGGCGCTCAGGCTTGCGGCCACCGTGGCGGCGTCGCCAAGTCCGAATGCTGTGCCTTTGACGGCGGTGAGCGCATCGTTCATGATGCCGCTCACATCACCGGCTGAGTGGCCGAGGCCTTTGAGTTTGGCCTGTGCGTTCTCGATGGCGAGGGCGCGTTCGAAGCCGCCTTTTGCTGCGAGGCCGGCGATGCCGCCGGTGATGGTGCCTATGACGCCGAGTCCGGTTTTGCCGATCTTGCCGAAAGCCCCGCCCACCTTGCTGATGAGGCTGGTGGAGCCGTGCTGGCTCGCCTTGTCGATGCTGTCGCCCAGGTCGCCTTCGATTTGCCGGCCGAAGCCCCTGCCGGAGGGTTCGACCTGGACGTATACGGTTCCCACATCCTGTGCCATCGGTAGTGTCCTCGTAATTCTGTTGGGCCCGATGGCGGTCGGGTTAGTTGGATATGTGGAAGGTGTCCTGGAGGTGTTTTCGCCGTTCCAGCCGTTCCCGGCGTTGCCTGGTGCCCTCCATATGGTCCAGGCGGAAGGGATCAGCGCGCTGGTCGGTCCAGGGCCGGTAGCCTTTGCGTTTGAGCCGCCCTTCGAGTTCCATCTGGTCCCAGAGGGCGATCTCGGCTCCGGTGGGTATGTATGACCATCCGGAGAGCGCCGCGTAACTGGAGCTGGTGTGGTCGCGAAGGATCTCGCGCGACAGCATCCAGGCACGGCCGAAACCGATGTTCGGCCTGGGTTTAGGCTCGGGTGACGCAAGCCAGTCAGACAGGGTCGCCGGTCGCCATATCAGCCGGTAGCGGCGCAGCCAATCGGCGTCTAACGCTCCTCGGTACTGCGCGTGGAGGACGAGGAGGTAAGCGCTTTTGGGTCGATTCCGCTTTCGGCGGCCCAGGCTTTGACGATGCCGGTCAGCCACCCCATGGCATTGTCGGATCTGCGCAGCCGGTTCCATAAGGTGGGGTGTATTTGCTCGAAGTAGGCGAGGAAGACCGCCATTGCCTGGTATTGCTCCTCATCGGAAAGGACGACTTTGCTTTTGAGGATGAAAATCATCTGGATGATTTCCAGCGGCAGTTCAGCCTTGCTGTTCAGATTGGGCAGGTCGAACTTCAGCCCGAGCGCTTCCAGGTGCACGTCGGGGTATTCGGTATCGTCCTCTTCGATGTCGGGTTCGACGATCGCGTATTCGGGTTTATCGCTCATGGCGGTCTCCTTGTGTCTTTTGGTATGTGATGTGGCGGCCGGTGGGCGGAAGAGGGGTCCCGCACCGTGGGACCGCCATCCTGCGGTGCGGGAAGATTCAATGAGGCCTGTCAGGCCAGGCCTTCGGATGCGCCGGTCTCCGGGGCGTCCTGATCCGTTTCAAATCGTTCGGTGTCCGGACCAGGGTCGGCTGCGGGCCCGCTGGTGTTCCCATCCTGGTTCGCGGCGAGGTTTTTAGGCCGCGCGGCCGATGGCAGGATGCCGAAGGCGTGGAACTGGTAGCCGTCCTTGCCTTTGAGCATGGAGAGGGTGATGTTGTACACCACGTTGTCTGTGTCGCTGAA encodes the following:
- a CDS encoding tape measure protein, yielding MAQDVGTVYVQVEPSGRGFGRQIEGDLGDSIDKASQHGSTSLISKVGGAFGKIGKTGLGVIGTITGGIAGLAAKGGFERALAIENAQAKLKGLGHSAGDVSGIMNDALTAVKGTAFGLGDAATVAASLSASGIKSGSQMTNVLKTVADTAQVSGRSLTDIGTIFGSVAARGKLQGDDMLQLMSSGIPVLQLLGKHLGKTSAEVSDMVSSGKIDFQTFADAIQEGLGGAAQAAGTTFQGAMANMHAAMGRLGEEFQTPVLNAMRDVLNKLNPAIDATAKALKPLADNFGSFVAPAIATAGKILDAYTASLNSGSTSIGDIASKLASLAGGFGVLAGVGGNVKTISGAFDKLGHAGDKGISDLLGKVKGLPEGLQGAMGGLQQFKGYFNKDLREAMTIDGDPFANALNRIGKGVDGLTAPFRSLGSKLADTRIGGTIAGLGSSIGTGFGKLTSTADLHLKVFSTRLGQGFSSAFDTLGDSKIGAAFGRVGEGIKGAFAPLASGVGNLFGGLGDIIAGPLQSSLGKVGSMVGNFFAPGNFLKFFGIGAIIAGLVAGLGLLDQGMNGGLSTAIDSIAKQAPAMIGHFTATILDALPEIMASGSEVVVSLLNGITTAAPSLIAGAAQIIAALVRGLAQNLPQIIPAALTMIMTLITSLVQQLPLIMSAGMQLLNGIIQGLVAALPQLAEQIPTLISTILTSLTTLLPLLLTGGMNILLGLIQGLVDALPQLVAQVPTIINAIITTLTQNLPQIIQIGVQVLLSLINGLVNALPQLVSQIPVIIASIVNTLAQNLPQIISAGIQIIITLASGLVQAIPKLLAALPQIISGIKNGFAQVNWGEVGINIIKGIVDGLSGAAKQLAQAAADAAGNALNWVKEKLGIHSPSRVFRDQVGVMIGRGMALGISDSQATVNHSFDKLAAGLTLSNQTLSMDAASTNLTHPNGPDQASNSGAQVTVDIDARGTDPDLLFAMFDTRAEAAVSRWG